The DNA segment AAACGGGGCTGGAAGGCCCGCCATGGCATCGCCGGGGTCACCCGCACCATCGAGGTCACCTACGGCGGGAACGGCTGGCACAGCCACCTCCACGTCCTTCTGTGGACCGAGGAGCCCGCCACCCGCGAGAAGGCCGAGGAGCTGCAAGAGCAGCTCTACCAGCGGTGGGCCGACCGCTGCCGCACCGTCAAGCTCCCCACCCCAGACCGCGCGCACGGCGTCCGGGTGGACCCCGTGATCCTCCAGGCCGACGGCAAGGTCCCGCTCAACCTGGTCAAGTACCTGGCCAAGGTGCAGGACAAGGACGTCGTCGACGGCAAGATCACCGCCCGCCCCGTCGCAGCCGAGATGACCCGCGCGGACATGAAGCTCGCCCGTGGCGCCAAGGGCCTGACCGCCTTCCAGCTCGCCGCCCTGGCCGCCACCGGCAACGAGGAGGCCCTCAAGCTCTGGCTGGAGTACGAGTTGGCGACCAAGGGCAGGCAGTGCCTGACCTGGACCGAGGGCTTCAAGGCCCGCCTCGCGGAGCTGGCGGGCATCCCGCTGGACGACTGCAAGGACGAGGACATCCCAGCCGAGGAGGACGCCGAGCGGCGCAAGGAACTGCCCGACCTGGCTATCGCGAGCACGCCCTACAAGGCCAAGATCGCCCGGGTGAAGGGCCGCCGCGCCGACCTGCGGATGGCCGGGGACGCCTACGGCTTGCCCGGCATCGTCGGCCTGCTGATCAGCTGGGGGCTCCAGCCGAAGGCCGACTTTTGGAGGCCCGAGCAGCCGCTCGGCCAGGACGCCAGGATCACCCCCGTTCAGCTCCAGCGCCGCGAGGGCCAGCGCGAAGCCCAGCAGGCCCGGCATGAAGCCCTTCGCCAGCAGCGGGACGGCAACCCGGAGAAGTGGGCGGCTGCCGCCGAGAAGCGCCGCGCCACCCTCGCGCAGAAGGTGACGGCCGACCAGCCTCAGCTCCCCGTCGACCAGCACGACCAGGAGCAGGAAGCCGCCCGGCTCCTCGATGCCCGGGACCGGTTCCTCGCGGCCCGCCGAGCCGTGCAGTCCGCACGCCGCGACGAGCTGGCCGCCGGCCTCGACCGGATCAGGGAGCGGGAGAGCGCCGATGCCGCTGCCCGCTGCTGACCCGAGCACCCGGGTGCGCACCGGGTGCGCACCTGTGCCTCCGCCGGTGCGCACCCGCCCGGCGGAGGTGCGCACACCGGGCGCCGGCCCCGGGGGACCGAGCGCCGTCAGCGGGTGCGGCCGGGTGGTCGATCCCTCCGGCGCAAGCGCCGGAGACCGGGCCCGAGGGGCCCGGTCGCTGGGGTGACGGGCGCTCAGTCGAGTGGCCGTCAGGCGCCTCCCCCGCAGGTCAGAGGGCAGGCAGCCGCTCAGCCGATTACGGGGGAGCGAGCTAGGGATCGGCGCTGCGCTTGATCCTGCTCGCCCGCCTCCTCGCTACGCTTCGGGGCAGGAGGGGCCCCGCCGCCGCTGGCGGCGAGGGGCCCGCCGGCCCGCGCCCGGGGGGCGCGGTCGCGGCACCCGCGAGCGAGGAGAGGTGACCGGCTGTGCCAGCACGGGGAGGCCGACTGACGTCGGCCGGACGGCGTGACCGCCGGTACTCGGTGAACCTGTCGCCGGAGGAGGAGGCGGCCTGGCAGGCCGCCCGGGAGGCGACCGGCCGCAAGGAGCTGGGGGCGTGGGTGCGGGTCGTGGTGAATGAGGCGATCGGCCAGCCCGGCCTGTCCGGCGAGGTGCCGATGCTGCCCGAGGTGAACCACGCGGTGTTCATGCAGTTGGCCGCGATCGGCAACAACCTGAACCAGATCGCCCACGCGACGAACATCCGTG comes from the Streptomyces kaniharaensis genome and includes:
- a CDS encoding MobC family plasmid mobilization relaxosome protein, with translation MPARGGRLTSAGRRDRRYSVNLSPEEEAAWQAAREATGRKELGAWVRVVVNEAIGQPGLSGEVPMLPEVNHAVFMQLAAIGNNLNQIAHATNIREGEMPVGLVDRLEAAIEAVGNAALVVRGMKPLDQAGPDGGADGA